Below is a window of Ananas comosus cultivar F153 linkage group 9, ASM154086v1, whole genome shotgun sequence DNA.
TGATTATATGCTTAGTTCTTCAAACAAATAGTTGGATCTTTCAAGTGGCCGAATCAGTATAACACCTATCAAAAGTTATTTCAAGAACATTAGATTACACCaacttagggtgcgtttggttcgcgctatctttttaagatttctagtaatctaataagaataaaaaaaatatgacggtatttggctaaacgcactaagtaatatAGTTGGTAATactagatttacttgggaataagatgCATCCCAAAGTGCTAATATCATTcctttgagggagggtgggtatgcttatattaatgaattggagtaattataatatgtctattctttttttttcttcctatcCGTCGactagttattattaattttttttacactctaacctcatctctctctaaacttatctttttctttctaaacttcaactctttttctctctctaaattaagttatttctctttctctttttctaaaatctgaacccttttattttctctaatctcgactctatttctcttcctacttttttaattatgctctctctttctaacctatattctctcttttttctaaaaaaatattaaattttttatagtattatttaaaattaaataaataattaattaattaattatatattttttgaaatcttaaataacacgactaaataatatgaccgtacgaaccaaacaccgaaatactacattcttagtaataagatgaataggaataagattctcgaatatctttttttactcttaataatttttcataatgcgaaccaaacgcacccttaatgtTAAATCAGTTTACATGGAAAACATTGCGAAGTGATTGGCAAACTTAGTTCCAAAAATCCCTATTGTTTCCTCAATTTCTTATTCCGATGCATATTTTCCGGGGTAGCACTCTCCAGTTTCCGCTTCTTCAAGAGCTGCTTTGCCTTCCTAGCAGCAACCGCCGGGCGTTTACTCTTGCGGGCCTGGTGATCCACCACCCCGCCCGCTCTCTTATTTCCTTCATTCCTTCCTTTCTTGCTTGAATGCAACCTCGTCTTCTTCAATACGCCGGATTTGCTCGACCTCAGCCCTTGGTAAGACAAAGCCGCTGCTTTTGCCCTGGGTTTCCCATTCTTTTCTGATAGTGTTTCGTTAGGGTTTGTCGCTAACCTCTTCTGACggagatttttcttcttttcgtcATCCTTCTGCTTTGTTGGGGTAGCATCTATTGACTTCACATGGCAGAGCCTTAGGATGCGGTCTCGGATCTGCAGGTCTCGTTTTCTAACAATCGAGTTAGCTGCCTCCTGCAATGATAATGCAAAACTTAAAAATCATTTAGAGTTCACAGAAAGGAGGAGATCACAAAAAGAAGGCATACATAAAAGAAGAAACACATAAATACACATATTTATACGTAAAAttgacatatatataatgaaacaTCAAGAAGCGCAATTTATCGAATAATTCCAACCTTTACAGGAAATGCCTAAAAAGCATAAGGTGGATCATCTTTTTGACTTGGAACTTTCCCATTGTCTGCTTACTTTGAGATATTTATATAATCTCTCAAAACGTCGTACAGCCCTCCCCCTCCCACTCAGGTTTGACATCCAACAATTCCACTTAAACTCTAAAGCAAAATTACAAACTGAATTGGTAGCTCAGTTTTACCTGAAATCCGCACCTCCCTTAGGTTTTACATCCAATAATTCCACTCCCTTAAAACTGTAAAGCAAGACTACAAACTGAGTTGGTAGCTTAGTTATACCTAAAGTCCGCACAAAGCAACAAATCTATTTCTAAATCTCACAGGCGCCAAGGAATTAAGACCAAAATTAGCATAAATTTCCGGTGAAATAACATTTTAATGTAATGAAGGAATGTATTGATTCCGTACGTAGACGAAAACAAAGAATCATACCCTTGTTTTGAACAAAACATAAGCAATACCCTTTCCTAAGCTTGTATGGGGATCTCTGATTACACGGACAGCTTCAATGTTAGATTCTGATGCACTGGCCCCACAAAACAATTGATAAAGTTCCTCATCCTGATTTTGCCAGTAGACAAAGAAAAATGATGATTGTTACTTTGCATTAACACCAGTAAAGAAAACTTGAAGATTATATGAACAGAGAAGTAATATTCACtggagaaggaaaaataaaaataaaaaatcacctTCACATCAAAAGGAAGATTACCCACAAAGACAGTCCTCTTTCTGTCATATAGAGGAGCGTCCCCTTTAAGTTTCTTTCGAGGAGGACATGCCATGTCGACACGGATGTGATTCCCTCCAATCTGCAAGTAGCAGAAACTTTAAATAGCTTCTCCGAAAAGATGCAGACGAGTGTAcagtgaacaaaaaaaaatggagattcTGCTTTGGCAGAATGCTAAAGCAACTTTATTAGTCCcgaaagcagaagcttcaattgAACCTCCTGCTTCTGCTGCAACAGAAAGTTGTTAGAAGTTTCGATGAAAAGGTAGGTAGAACATAATTTGCAGCTTCTGCTGCAACATAAAATGTTGGAATTTGCAATGAAACATACAATATATATGATAAAGTTAGAAGCAAGCCTTGCTTCCATTTTTGTGATCATGACATAAATCAAGTTACATACCAGTGCCATATTGTTAGACAAAGCTGCATGTGTTGATTGCTCGTCTTTGAAAACAATGTACGCATGAATACTGCAAGTGACAACAgggaaataaaattagctaacATACCAGCATTACTAAATAGCAAACAGCATAGAATACACCCCCAGAAAATCATTTATCAGTTCACTTAAGTAAGTGCATGTAATAAATGGCACAAGATGTCACTTGCAGGTAAAAAGTTGTTTCTTCATCCCAACTACATAGCAGCATCTTTGTAATCATCTTAAGACCTGAGGACTACTCTGAAAAATTGGAACTGCAATTGAAGTATGgagatataaatttaaaagatgtAATTATAGAAGCAGCATAAAGTTTAATGATAAAAATTGCAGGAGACAATCAAAACATATAAAGTGGCGAGTCTATTATGAAATGTGGCCTTTAATTGAGGGATCTCCATACCTCCCTAGATAAATTTATCCGGATCAAAATGCACTTTGGAAggataaaaaagtaaaaaaaaaaaaaaaaacaaagaaatgtTCTTTATTTATAGCTTCTTGTCTCTGCTCAAATTACAAAAGATCAGTTAATCTAGAACATTACTCATTCTCTTAATCTTTTTTCATAGATTAACCAGCACTTCCCTCATTCTTCAGCTCAGAAATTGGCATGAATTGTCTGTTCTTTTTAATTGCCAACACAAAAAGATAGTAACAGCATTAGCAGGGCATTAGATGCTTTTCGACAGAGCACAAAAGGGCAAGATTGCAAGCAAACAGAAACACTAGGGACGTAGGAGCTGTGATTCACAAAAAGAGTATGATCAAGGTGCAAAATAAGGCTGTTGGTCAAGCACTATACAGAAGGATTACAGACTACAGccaaaaaaccaaaataaacgGTCATTTAATATTATCTTTACGAAGTAATCTAGTTGTTCTAATTTCTTCGCCTAATCCGGTAACAATATTTCCCAAGTCATTAACCACATTTACTAAAACCCGAGATCCAATAATTTAGCCAAGCAATGTAAAAGGGAAAACCCGATTTGAACCATCAAATATTCAAGAACAACAATAGAACATGAAGTTAGTGATCATCTCATCCAGCAAAAGCAAAGAGAATGTAATTACCCAATAACAAAATGATAGGGATATGCTCATACATAAAACAAACTCAGCAAAGCAATAGACCACAGCATAGGGCGCCAAAGTGGTAAATAAGCATATTAGAGAAGCACACTTATGTTCGGAAGTATAAGCTATTTGATGACAAAGAAACATATTTTGTCTGGTTTGTGCACTCCAACCAAGTAAAAAGACCTAGCTTTCAAACTCCAAGAACCCATCAAAATCGAACTAAATCATGAATGAAAGTCTGACCTTCATGTAAAAAATTGTTGTGTGAATAACAGTTTGGGTCTTGGGTCATCATATATATTTGCACTATGGGACACGTAATTGTCAACAGAAGTTATGACCAAGGAAAAGATGGATCTATTT
It encodes the following:
- the LOC109715663 gene encoding RNA-binding protein 34; amino-acid sequence: MGKKSKEQLSVPELCDAVKSLFSADNPFRRKPSSEPTLGAPQPAPALGSPATAAEDPEYPQNVSTKDKKRRREKDGKPNPSPSSAPDSIPKKRKKLGKEEEEEEEEGRESPKKKRRKRKRDEIEEEYERRKYGGGGAAAENGEEGEGGGGGGGGEVVVRVGGKRKADDVASEAAAAAAKEDESFDDESKLVKTVFVGNLPVKTKKKAVLKEFGKFGEIESVRLRSVPLLDSKIPRKGAIIKGKINDAVDSIHAYIVFKDEQSTHAALSNNMALIGGNHIRVDMACPPRKKLKGDAPLYDRKRTVFVGNLPFDVKDEELYQLFCGASASESNIEAVRVIRDPHTSLGKGIAYVLFKTREAANSIVRKRDLQIRDRILRLCHVKSIDATPTKQKDDEKKKNLRQKRLATNPNETLSEKNGKPRAKAAALSYQGLRSSKSGVLKKTRLHSSKKGRNEGNKRAGGVVDHQARKSKRPAVAARKAKQLLKKRKLESATPENMHRNKKLRKQ